From the genome of Salvelinus namaycush isolate Seneca chromosome 10, SaNama_1.0, whole genome shotgun sequence, one region includes:
- the insl5a gene encoding LOW QUALITY PROTEIN: insulin-like 5a (The sequence of the model RefSeq protein was modified relative to this genomic sequence to represent the inferred CDS: inserted 2 bases in 1 codon) — translation MRALPVLLPLLMCVVVGLNQVRVEVKAVKLCGXEFLRAVVYTCGGSRFRQLLNKPEQLEGEFGNEEKSPISLEDLKASLWSEFSRRDLNNMLTTVCYQVGCRKSDLTHLC, via the exons ATGCGTGCGTTGCCAGTACTACTGCCCCTGCTGATGTGTGTGGTGGTAGGTCTGAACCAGGTGAGGGTGGAGGTGAAGGCAGTGAAGCTGTGTGG AGAGTTCCTCAGGGCCGTCGTCTACACCTGTGGAGGCTCCCGCTTTAGACAGCTCCTCAACAAGCCAGAACAGCTGGAGGGTGA GTTTGGCAATGAGGAGAAGAGTCCGATCAGTCTAGAGGACCTGAAGGCCAGTCTGTGGTCAGAGTTCAGCAGACGTGACCTGAACAACATGCTGACCACCGTGTGCTACCAGGTGGGCTGTAGGAAGAGCGACCTCACCCACCTCTGCTGA